The DNA window ATCGGGACCGCCCGGAACTTCTTGCGTACGAGCGCCCGCCGGACGGTCCCGAAGAGCGGGCCCCACTCGGTCAGCGCGGCGCGTCGCAGCGCCGCGCGGTTCATCGTCGGCTCTCCAGGTGCTTGCGGTTGAGCCACTTGGGCAGGCCGGGGGCCTCCAGGAAGCCCTCGGCGCGTGCGCTCGCGATGCCGATCCGCAGCAGATCGCTGCTCTTCTCGAACAGCATGAAACGAGGCTCCCAGATGGGGCGGTATTTCGCATTTGCTCGATAGAGGGACTCGATCTGCCACCAGCGGGAGAAGAAGCTGAGCAGCGAGCGCCACGCCCGCAGCACCGGCCCCGCGCCCAGCCGGGAGCCGCGCTCGAAGACCGACCGGAACATCGCGAAGTTCAGCGACACCTGGTGGATGCCCAGCCCCTTGGCCTGCTGCAGCAGCTCGATGACCATGAACTCCATCAGGCCGTTCTCGGAGTCGCGGTCGCGCCGCATCAGATCCAGCGACAGCCCCTTGGGGCCCCACGGCACGAAGCTCAGCAGGGCGCGCAGCTCACCGCTGCCGTCGTGGCACTCCAGCATCACGCAGCGGCCGTCGAGCGCGTCGCCGAGCCGGCCCAGCGCCATCGAGAAGCCGCGCTCGGTCGCCCCGTCGCGCCAGTCGTCGGCACGCAGCAGGAGCTGCGCCATCTCCTTCTCGGGGATGTCCTCGTGGCGCCGGATCCGCACCGTGTAGCCGGCGCGCCTGACCCGGTTGTACGCCTGCCGCACGGTGCGCATGGCACGGCCCTCGAGGGTGAACTCCGCGGTGTCCACGATGGCCTCGTCCCCGAGCTCCAGGGCGTCCATGCCGTGGCGCGCGTAGATCGTGCCGCCCTCTTCGCTCGCGCCCATGACGGCCGGGATCCAGCCGTGCTCGCGCGCCTCCGCCAGCCACGGCTCGATGGCCCCGGGCCAGGCCTCCGGGTCGCCGATGGGATCGCCGGAGGCCAGCGAGACCCCGCCCACGACGCGGTAGGTGACCGCGGCCTTGCCGCTGGGGGACCAGATGACGCTCTTCTCGCGGCGCAGCGCGAAGTAGCCGAGGGAGTCGCGGTCGCCGTGCCGGTCGAGCAGGGCGCGCAGCTTCTCCTCGTCCTCGGCGGTGAGCGGGTCGGTGGCGCGGCGGGCCCGGAAGGCCGCGTACACCACGACCAGCAGCAGGACCGAACTCATCACGTTGATGGTGACGTCCACCCACCCGGGGACGGACAGCCCCGGGTAGGCGCTCTCGTCGACCTGCAGCGAGATCAGCCGCATGAAGCCGTAGTGCCAGCGGTCGAGGAACGTCGCCCGGTACTCGTCCGGGGCGTCGTTCGCGGCCCGCACCAGCAGCGCCGCCGTCAGCGAGGTGACCAGCAGGCCGACGACGGCGACGATCGCCGCCAGCTTCGGGTTGGAGCGGTCGCCCTTGGCGTAGAACTCCTTGCGGCCGGCCAGCAGGGCCCCCACGAAGAGGCCCGTGGCCACCAGCGAGAACCAGTTCAGCGCGTGCCGGTTGAACTCCCGGGAGAACATGAGCGTCGCCATGAACACCAGGAACAGCCCGGCCAGCACCAGGTTCAGGATCCACGACGCGCGCTTGCGCCGGCGCAGCGTGACCGCCATGACGAACGACCACAGCGCCGACGCGAAGCCCGCCGTCAGCAGGTACGGAGTGAAGAACTCGGCGTCGTTGTGCCGCCGGATGTCCGCGCCGAACGACACCCACACCGCGCTCAGCAGATTGACGAAGGTGACGAAGCGCAGGTACCACACGGCGAAAGCGGCGGCGCGCCGTGACCTGGCGCCGGCAGGTGCGCCCTCATCCGGAGTCAAGCGGACTTCTCCCATGAAAGATCATCATTCGGGGCATTGTCTGCGGCGGGCTCCGCGCTCCTCACACCGGCTGCCTGTCGGTCAGTCGCGATCCGGAAGTCGCTCGGGAAGGTCCGCCGCCAGGGCCGCGGCCGCCTGCACCAGTGGCAGAGCGAGCAGCGCCCCAGTCCCCTCGCCCACAGTGACGCCGTGATCGAGCAGAGGGTTGAGCGCCATCCGGTCAAGCGCCTTCGCCTGCGCCGGGTCGCCGCCGGCCTGGCCGGCCAGCCACCAGTCCGGCGCCCGGAACGCGACCCGCTGCGCGACCAGCGCGCACGCCGCGGAGACGACTCCGTCGAGGATCACCGGGGTGCGGCGCACCGCGCTCTGCAGCAGGAAACCCGTGGCAGCGGCCAGGTCGGCGCCGCCCGTCGCCGCCAGTAGCTCCAGCTGGTCGCCCAGCACCGGGCGGGCCCGGCGCAGACCGTCCCGGATCGCCGCGCACTTGCGCATCCAGGCCAGGTCGTCGATGCCGAAGCCGCCGCGGCCCGTCACCACGGAGGCGTCCGTGCCGCACAGCGCGCCGATCAGGGTGCCGGCCGCCGTGGTGCCGCCGACACTCAGATCGCCCAGAACCACCAGGTCGGTGCCCGAATCGGCCTCCTCGTCGGCGATCGCCATGCCCGTACGGAACGCGGCCTCCGCCTCCTCGGGCGTCAGCGCGTCCTCGATGTCGATCCGGCCGGATCCGCGCCTGACACGGTGCCGGGTCACCTCCTCCGGCAGCTCGGCGGGATCGCAGTCGACCGCCATGTCGACCACGCGCAGCCGCGCCCCGGCCCGCCGGGCCAGCACCGCGCCCGCGCTCTCGCCGGCCAGCGCCGCCTTCACCAGGACCGCCGCGCCGCCCTCGGGGCCCGCGGAGACGCCCAGCTTCGCGACCCCGTGGTCGCCCGCGAACACCAGGGCCGTGACCTGCTCCACCGGCTTGACCGGCACCGCCCCCTGCGCGGCGGCGAGCCACTCGGCCAGCTCGTCCAGCCGCCCCAGCGCACCGGGCCGCAGCCCGAGCCGCTCCCGCCGCTCCTCCGCGTCCCGCCGCACGCCCGGGTCGGGGCGCTCGATCAGCGTGGCGAAGTCATCAAGATTCAGACCGCTCATCCGCCGAACCCTACCCGCCCGGAGGGCGGCTAGACCTGGCTCGTACGGGTTGCTGCCGGTTCGCCGGGCGGCGACGGGGCGCGGGGGCCGTGCCCCTACGGTCTCCTCGGGAGGGGGAGCGTCGCCCGGACGCGGAAGCCCGTCGCACCCCCCTCGCCGGAGGCGGCCACGCACTCGCCGCCCAGTGCCGCCACCCGCTCCCGCATGCCCACCAGGCCGTGCCCGCCCGTGAGCGCAGCCCCGCCGGGAGGGCACCCCGTGCCGTCGTCCTGGACGGTCACGGACAGGGCGTCCGGGCCGCGGGTCAGCGTGATCTCGGCCCGCGCCCCGGGGCCCGCGTGTTTGTGGACGTTCGTCAGGGCTTCCTGGACGACGCGGTACGCCGTCAGGTCGACCGCCGCCGGCAGCGCCCCGACCGCCGCCACCGCCTCGGGCCCGCCGGCGACCGTCACCTCCAGCCCCGCCCGGGCGAACCCGTCGACGAGCTGGTCGAGCACGCCGAGGCCGGGCGCGGGCTCGGTGGGCGCCTCCGGGTCGCCGTACTGCCGCAGCAGCCCGACCGTGGCGCGCAGCTCCGACAGCGCCGAGCGGCTGGCCTCCCGTACGTGGGCGAGGGCCTGTTTGGCCTGGTCGGGGCGGCTGTCCATGATGTGCGAGGCGACGCCGGCCTGGACGTTGACGAGCGCTATGTGATGGGCGACGACGTCGTGCAGCTCGCGGGCGATCCGCAGCCGCTCCTCGGCCACCCGCCGCCGCGCCTCCTCCTCGCGGGTGCGCTCGGCCCGTACCGCGCGCTCCTCGATCGCCGCGACGTAGGCCCGGCGGCTGCGGACGGCGTCGCCCACGGCCCCGGCCAGGGCCGTCCAGGCGAAGAGCCCGAGGTTCTCGGGGGAGTACCAGGGCGGGGCGCCCAGGACCATGACGGCCGCGGTCAGGCCCGCGACCGTGGCCAGGGCGAAGCGCCACGCCGCCGGGCGTTCGGTGCGCGCGGCGACGGTGTAGAGGGCCACGACCACGGCCATCGCGATCTGGGTGCGCGGGGGAGCGGCGCGGTCGGTGGCGATCTCGGCCAGGGTCAGGGCGGACGTCACGCCGAGGACCGTGCGCGGGGCGGCCCGGCGCGCCGCCAGCGCGGCGCAGGTCAGCGCGCTCAGCACCAGGAAGCCGGCCCCCGGCGGCTCCGTGGCCCGGCCCCGCCCCGCGAACGACCCGATGAGGACGATCGCGAAGACGGCCAGGGAGAGCAGCGAGTCGGCGGCGACCGGGTGCGCCCGCAGCCAGCGGTGCGGGCGGGCCATGCCGGGAACGGCGAGGGAGCTCATCGCGAGAGGGGTCCCGTCTCGTGGCGGCGCCCCCGTCCCGGACGGGGACAGGGGCGCGGCGGGTGCTGGAGTACCGGTACCGGGCGGAGCGGGCCCGGGCGGTCAGCCGGGGATGAGGCCGTCGTCGCTCAGCATCTCGCGGACCTCTTCGAGGCTCGCGTCGGGAGCGGGCAGGATCAGCTCGGAGGGCTCCAGGGCGTCGTCGGGCAGCGGGCCGCCCAGCCGGCGCACGGCTTCCAGCAGGGCGTCGAGCGTGCGGCGGAAGCCCTCCTGATCACCGTTCTCCATCTCCTCCAGGAGCTCGTCGTCGAGCTTGTTGAGTTCGACGAAGTGGGCGTCGTCGAGCTTCCACTGCCCTTCCCCCATGATCCGTACGATCATGACGGTCTCTCCCTCGGTCGGGTGCGGGTGCCTGGGACCTGCGGACTACTGCTTGTCGAAGCGCGGCCGCTCCTGCTCGGTGCGGGAGGCGGCCTGGCCGCCGTTGCCGCCCTCGATGGCCTGCTTCGGGGCGCTGCCGCCGGCCAGCTCGGCCTTCATCCGCTGCAGCTCCAGCTCCACGTCCGAGCCGCCCGAGAGGCGGTCCAGCTCGGCGGTGATGTCGTCCTTGGCCATGCCCGTGGGGTCGTCGAGCGCGCCGGAGGCGAGCAGCTCGTCGATGGCGCCGGCGCGGGCCTGCAGCTGTGCCGTCTTGTCCTCGGCGCGCTGGATGGCCATGCCGACGTCGCCCATCTCCTCCGAGATGCCGGAGAAGGCCTCGCCGATGCGGGTCTGGGCCTGGGCGGCGGTGTAGGTGGCCTTGATGGTCTCCTTCTTCGTACGGAAGGCGTCGACCTTGGCCTGCAGGCGCTGCGCGGCGAGGGTGAGCTTCTCCTCCTCGCCCTGCAGCGTCTGGTGCTGCGTCTCCAGGTCGCTGACCTGCTGCTGCAGCGCCGCGCGGCGGGAGAGGGCCTCGCGGGCCAGGTCCTCGCGGCCCAGGGCGAGGGCCTTGCGGCCCTGGTCCTCCAGCTTGGAGGACTGGCCCTGGAGCTGGTTGAGCTGCAGCTCCAGGCGCTTGCGGGAGGTGGCGACGTCCGCGACGCCGCGGCGCACCTTCTGGAGCAGTTCGAGCTGCTTCTGGTACGAGTAGTCGAGGGTCTCGCGCGGATCCTCGGCCCGGTCCAGGGCCTTGTTGGCCTTCGCGCGGAAAATCATCCCCATACGCTTCATGACACCGCTCATGGGCCTCGCGCGCCCCCTTCTGACGGACTTCGGCTCCAGCACACCTTGCAGACCCCACAGTAAGGGCCCTGCTTCCATTACCGCACTGTTCGGGCCCCGATGCGCTCCTCCTCCAGGACGATCAGGCGGCCGCCGTCCTCCGGCGCAGGGAGTAGACGTCCACCCGGGGAGAAGTCCGGGGAGGAGCGGGGGAACAACCAGGGCAACGGCTGCCGTTGCCGGATCGTTCCCCCGGACGGGCGGGTACCCGCTCCCCTTACCCCGTACCCTTGGGTTTCGTGTTCCGAAGCCGTTCCACTTCCAAGGATGAGCAGGCCGCCGCCGCCAAGGTGACCGCGGACCAGCCCCAGCAGACCCGTGACCCGCAGGCCCCCAAGGGCCGCCCGACCCCCAAGCGCAGCGAGGCGAACTCCCAGCGCCGCGCCGTGGCGCACACGCCCGCCAACCGCAAGGACGCCGCCAAGCGCGCCCGCGAGACCCGCCGGGCCGACCTGGCCAAGCAGCGCGAGGCCCTCGCCAACGGGGACGAGCGCTACCTGCCCGTCCGCGACAAGGGCCCCGTCCGCCGCTTCGCGCGCGATTTCGTGGACTCGCGGTACTCCGTGGCGGAGTTCTTCCTGCCGCTCGCCGTCCTCATCCTGATCCTCAGCATGATCAACAAGGGCGCGTTCCAGACGTACGTGCTCCTCGCGTGGATGATCGTGATCGCCCTGATCGTCATCAACTCGGCGGTCACCGGCATCTCCCTCAAGCGCGCCCTCAAGCAGCGCTTCCCCGACGAGAACACGCGCGGTGCGGTGGCCTACGCCATCATGCGCACGCTCCAGATGCGCCGGCTGCGCCTGCCCAAGCCGAAGGTCAAGCGCGGGGAGAAGCCCTGAGCGCCTTCGCACCCGGCTTCGGTGCCGGTGCCGAGGGCCGGCTCCGGGGCCTTGGGGGCTTACGGAACACCGTCCGGCAGGAGCTGGTCGCCCGCCAGCTCGACGAGCAGATAAGCGCCCGCTATCCGGTCGGCCGGCGGCTGCGCATCCTCGACGTCGGCCCCGGCCAGGGCACCCAGGCCCTCCGGCTGGCCCGCGCGGGCCACGAGGTCACCGGCCTGGAGTCCGATCCCGTGATGCTCGGCGCCGTGCGCGAGGCGCTGGCCGCCGAGCCGGAGGGCATCCGGGAGCGGGTGCGGCTCGTCGAGGGCGACGGCCGCGAGACCGGCGCCCACTTCACCCCGGGCTCCTTCGACATCGTGCTCTGCCACGGCGTCCTGATGTACGTGCCCGAGCCGGATCCGATGCTCGCCGGGCTGGCCCGGGTGCTCGCCCCCGGCGGCCTGCTGTCCCTCCTGGTGCGCAACGCCGACGCCCTGGCCATGCACCCGGGCCTCGCCGGCGACTGGGACACCGCCCTCGCCGCCTTCGACTCGCCCGCCTACACCAACCGCATCGGCCTGGAAGTCCGCGCCGACCGCCGGGAGACCCTGACGGCGACGCTCGCCGGGATCGGGGCGCCGCTGCACACCTGGTACGGCGTGCGGGTCTTCACCGACCAGGCGGTCGACGGGCGCGAGCCGCCGGGAGGCCCGGAGCTGGAACGGCTGATCCTCGCGGAGGACCGGGCCGGACGAACGGATCCCTACCGCTCGGTGGCGGCCCTGCTGCACCTGTGCGGCGTCCGGGGCTAGCGGCCCCGGGGCGCCCGGCGCCGACGCCGGTCTTCCCGCGGCCCGGGCCCGCCGGGGCCGCCCCGAGCCGTGCACCCGGCCCGTACCACCCGTTCGTAGGCCCGGCCGGGACAGGGGCCCCCGCAGGGGCAATACTCCGAGCATGGATGGCTCACGCGCCCATGCCCGTGCCACGTTCCTGCTGACCGCCCTCGTCTGCTCCGCCGCGCTGACCGCCGGCTGCTCCGCCACCTCGCCCCGCCCCGTGGAGCGGGAGGGCCCCGAGAAGGCGCCCGCCGTGTCCGGGGCGCCCACCATCCGGGGGTCCGCCGGGGACCTCCAGGCCGCCTACGAGAAGGTGGTCAAGGACGTCCTGCCGTCCGTCGTGCAGATCACCGCGGGCGACAGCCTCGGCTCGGGCGTCGTCTACGACGACAAGGGCCACATCGTCACCAACGCCCACGTCGTCGGCTCCGCGCAGTCCTTCAAGGTCACCCTGGCGACCGGCGGCGGCCCCGTCGGCGCCCGGCTGGTCGCCGCCTATCCCGAGCAGGACCTGGCGGTCGTCCGGCTCGACGAGGTCCCCAAGAGCCTCAAGCCCGCCACCTTCGGGGACTCCTCGAAGGTGGAGGTCGGCCAGATCGTGCTGGCGATGGGCAATCCGCTGGGCCTGTCCAGCAGCGTCACGCAGGGCATCGTCTCGGCCGTGGGCCGCACCGTGAGCTCCGGCCGCAGCGGCGGCGGCACGGGCGCCACCATCGCCAACATGGTGCAGACCTCCGCGGCCATCAACCCGGGCAACAGCGGCGGCGCCCTCGTCAACCTCGCGGGCCAGGTGATCGGCATCCCCACCCTCGCCGCCACCGACCCGGAGCTCGGCCGGGGCCCGGCGCCCGGCATCGGCTTCGCGATCCCCGCCGTGACCGTCCGCACCGTCGCGGGCCAGATCGTCAGGAGCGGCAGGGTCACCGACTCCGGCCGGGCCGCGCTCGGGATCACCGGGCGCACGATCGTCGGCCCGGACTTCACTCCGGCCGGCGTCGCGGTCGTCGCCGTCAACCAGGGCGGTCCCGCCGACCGGGCGGGCCTGCGCGCAGGGGACGTGATCACCGCGGTGGGCGGGAGCGGCATCTCCACGATGCAGTCCCTGTCCGAGGCGCTCGCGGGCCTCAAGCCGGGCGAGCGCACCGAGGTGACCTACGACCGGGACGGCGCCGAGCACACCACGACCGTGACCCTCGGTGAAATCTGAGACCGCCTGCCGCCCCTTCCGGGGGCGGCAGGCAGCGGGACGCAGGTCAGCTCTCGGCCGCCGCGCGCAGGCTCATCACGTAGATCTTCGTGTCGTCCTCGAACAGCGTCACCTGCTCCGCGCCGCCGTCCAGGAGCTCCTTCCAGACCTCGCCGATCCAGGACTCGGCATCGCCCTGAGTCGTGAACTCCTCCGGCTCGACCGCCGGGGAGGTCTCCGTCCCGTCGGCCTTCTCGAACCGCCACAACCACGCCATGTCCGCCTCCTGAGTCCCACCGGAACGTGCTGGATAGGTCCTGCATACGTGCTGCGCTGCGCAGCCTAACGGCCCGTCGGCGACGAGAAAGGGTGAGCCCCGCGCGCCCGCCGCGCGCGGACGCGAGACGATCAGTGCGTGGAACTGACACTGCTCGGCACCGGAGCCCCCGAAGGGCTGCCGCGCCCCGACTGCCCCTGCGCCTCCTGCGCCACCGCCGTGGGCGACGAGGCGCGGGCCGCGACCGCGGTCCTCGTCGACGGGGCGCTGCTGCTGGACCTCACCCCCGGGCCGGCCTTCGCCGCGGCCCGCGCGGGGCGGTCGATCGCCGGGGTCCGGCAGGTCCTGCTCTCGCACCCGCACGACGGGCCGGCCGTGGAGTTCCCGGCGGGCCTGCCCGCGCCGGTCCGGGTGCCGGACGGCCGGGAGCTGGCCGTGATCAGCGGCCACCGGATCCGGGCGGTGGCCCTGGACGCCCCGGGCACGGGGTACGAGGTGACCGCCGCGGACGGCGAGCGCCTGCTCTACCTACCGCCGGGCGCGGCCCCCGCTGGCCTGAACGGGCCGGGCCCCGGCCCCGACCGCCCGGGCGGCCCGTACGACATGGTGCTGCTCGACGTCCTCGGCCGGCCGGACGCGCTCGCCCGGCTGCGCTCCGCGGGCGCCGTCACGGCCACGACGGACGTCCTCGCCGTGCACCTCGACCACGACGTGCCGCCCGGGCGGGAGCTGCACCGGCAGCTCGCCGCGGCCGGCGCCCGCACGGTGCCCGACGGCACGACGCTGGTCGTCGGCGACTACCACGCGGTACCGGACCTGCCGCGGCGCACGCTGGTGCTGGGCGGCGCCCGCTCGGGCAAGTCCGTGGAGGCCGAGCGGCGGCTGGAGTCGTTCCCCGACGTGCTCTACGTGGCCACGGGCGGCACCCGCCCGGGCGACGCCGACTGGTCGGCGCGGGTGGCCCTGCACCGCGAGCGCCGGCCCGGCTCGTGGCGCACGGCCGAGACCTGCGACCTCGTGCCCCTGCTGGCCGGGGAGGGCCCGCCGCTGCTGCTGGACTGCCTGTCGCTGTGGCTGACGGACGCGATGGACTCGGTCGGGGCGTGGGACGACGAGTCGTGGGCCGACGGGGGCGCGGACGCGCTGGCGGCGAGGGTCGCGGAGCTGGTGGCGGCCGTGCGGGCCACGCGGCGCACGGTCGTGGCGGTGAGCAACGAGGTGGGTTCGGGGGTCGTCCCGGCGACGGCGTCGGGGCGGCGCTTCCGCGACGAGCTGGGCCGGCTGAACACGGCGGTGGCCGCGGAGTGCGAGCACGTCCTGCTGGTGGTGGCGGGACAGGCCCTCGCGCTGCGCTGAGCGCTCCGTACCCTGAGGCCCATGCCTGCACCCGACCGCCCCGCCATCCGCGTCCTGCTCGCCGACGACCAGGCCCTGCTGCGGAGCGCCTTCCGCGTCCTGGTGAACTCGGAGCCGGACATGACCGTCGTGGGGGAGGCCGCCGACGGCGCCGAGGCCCTGGAACTGGCCCGCAGCCGGGCCCCGGACGTGGTCCTGATGGACATCCGGATGCCGGGCACGGACGGCCTCGCCGCCACCCGCGCGATCTGCTCCGACCCGGCCCTGGCGGACGTCCGCGTGGTGATGCTGACGACCTTCGAGGTCGACGAGTACGTGGTGCAGTCGCTCCGGGC is part of the Streptomyces roseifaciens genome and encodes:
- a CDS encoding PspA/IM30 family protein codes for the protein MSGVMKRMGMIFRAKANKALDRAEDPRETLDYSYQKQLELLQKVRRGVADVATSRKRLELQLNQLQGQSSKLEDQGRKALALGREDLAREALSRRAALQQQVSDLETQHQTLQGEEEKLTLAAQRLQAKVDAFRTKKETIKATYTAAQAQTRIGEAFSGISEEMGDVGMAIQRAEDKTAQLQARAGAIDELLASGALDDPTGMAKDDITAELDRLSGGSDVELELQRMKAELAGGSAPKQAIEGGNGGQAASRTEQERPRFDKQ
- a CDS encoding sensor histidine kinase, whose amino-acid sequence is MSSLAVPGMARPHRWLRAHPVAADSLLSLAVFAIVLIGSFAGRGRATEPPGAGFLVLSALTCAALAARRAAPRTVLGVTSALTLAEIATDRAAPPRTQIAMAVVVALYTVAARTERPAAWRFALATVAGLTAAVMVLGAPPWYSPENLGLFAWTALAGAVGDAVRSRRAYVAAIEERAVRAERTREEEARRRVAEERLRIARELHDVVAHHIALVNVQAGVASHIMDSRPDQAKQALAHVREASRSALSELRATVGLLRQYGDPEAPTEPAPGLGVLDQLVDGFARAGLEVTVAGGPEAVAAVGALPAAVDLTAYRVVQEALTNVHKHAGPGARAEITLTRGPDALSVTVQDDGTGCPPGGAALTGGHGLVGMRERVAALGGECVAASGEGGATGFRVRATLPLPRRP
- the pspAA gene encoding PspA-associated protein PspAA; the encoded protein is MIVRIMGEGQWKLDDAHFVELNKLDDELLEEMENGDQEGFRRTLDALLEAVRRLGGPLPDDALEPSELILPAPDASLEEVREMLSDDGLIPG
- a CDS encoding class I SAM-dependent methyltransferase; this translates as MRILDVGPGQGTQALRLARAGHEVTGLESDPVMLGAVREALAAEPEGIRERVRLVEGDGRETGAHFTPGSFDIVLCHGVLMYVPEPDPMLAGLARVLAPGGLLSLLVRNADALAMHPGLAGDWDTALAAFDSPAYTNRIGLEVRADRRETLTATLAGIGAPLHTWYGVRVFTDQAVDGREPPGGPELERLILAEDRAGRTDPYRSVAALLHLCGVRG
- a CDS encoding phosphatidylglycerol lysyltransferase domain-containing protein, with the protein product MGEVRLTPDEGAPAGARSRRAAAFAVWYLRFVTFVNLLSAVWVSFGADIRRHNDAEFFTPYLLTAGFASALWSFVMAVTLRRRKRASWILNLVLAGLFLVFMATLMFSREFNRHALNWFSLVATGLFVGALLAGRKEFYAKGDRSNPKLAAIVAVVGLLVTSLTAALLVRAANDAPDEYRATFLDRWHYGFMRLISLQVDESAYPGLSVPGWVDVTINVMSSVLLLVVVYAAFRARRATDPLTAEDEEKLRALLDRHGDRDSLGYFALRREKSVIWSPSGKAAVTYRVVGGVSLASGDPIGDPEAWPGAIEPWLAEAREHGWIPAVMGASEEGGTIYARHGMDALELGDEAIVDTAEFTLEGRAMRTVRQAYNRVRRAGYTVRIRRHEDIPEKEMAQLLLRADDWRDGATERGFSMALGRLGDALDGRCVMLECHDGSGELRALLSFVPWGPKGLSLDLMRRDRDSENGLMEFMVIELLQQAKGLGIHQVSLNFAMFRSVFERGSRLGAGPVLRAWRSLLSFFSRWWQIESLYRANAKYRPIWEPRFMLFEKSSDLLRIGIASARAEGFLEAPGLPKWLNRKHLESRR
- a CDS encoding nicotinate-nucleotide--dimethylbenzimidazole phosphoribosyltransferase, with the protein product MSGLNLDDFATLIERPDPGVRRDAEERRERLGLRPGALGRLDELAEWLAAAQGAVPVKPVEQVTALVFAGDHGVAKLGVSAGPEGGAAVLVKAALAGESAGAVLARRAGARLRVVDMAVDCDPAELPEEVTRHRVRRGSGRIDIEDALTPEEAEAAFRTGMAIADEEADSGTDLVVLGDLSVGGTTAAGTLIGALCGTDASVVTGRGGFGIDDLAWMRKCAAIRDGLRRARPVLGDQLELLAATGGADLAAATGFLLQSAVRRTPVILDGVVSAACALVAQRVAFRAPDWWLAGQAGGDPAQAKALDRMALNPLLDHGVTVGEGTGALLALPLVQAAAALAADLPERLPDRD
- a CDS encoding S1C family serine protease, coding for MDGSRAHARATFLLTALVCSAALTAGCSATSPRPVEREGPEKAPAVSGAPTIRGSAGDLQAAYEKVVKDVLPSVVQITAGDSLGSGVVYDDKGHIVTNAHVVGSAQSFKVTLATGGGPVGARLVAAYPEQDLAVVRLDEVPKSLKPATFGDSSKVEVGQIVLAMGNPLGLSSSVTQGIVSAVGRTVSSGRSGGGTGATIANMVQTSAAINPGNSGGALVNLAGQVIGIPTLAATDPELGRGPAPGIGFAIPAVTVRTVAGQIVRSGRVTDSGRAALGITGRTIVGPDFTPAGVAVVAVNQGGPADRAGLRAGDVITAVGGSGISTMQSLSEALAGLKPGERTEVTYDRDGAEHTTTVTLGEI
- a CDS encoding bifunctional adenosylcobinamide kinase/adenosylcobinamide-phosphate guanylyltransferase — protein: MELTLLGTGAPEGLPRPDCPCASCATAVGDEARAATAVLVDGALLLDLTPGPAFAAARAGRSIAGVRQVLLSHPHDGPAVEFPAGLPAPVRVPDGRELAVISGHRIRAVALDAPGTGYEVTAADGERLLYLPPGAAPAGLNGPGPGPDRPGGPYDMVLLDVLGRPDALARLRSAGAVTATTDVLAVHLDHDVPPGRELHRQLAAAGARTVPDGTTLVVGDYHAVPDLPRRTLVLGGARSGKSVEAERRLESFPDVLYVATGGTRPGDADWSARVALHRERRPGSWRTAETCDLVPLLAGEGPPLLLDCLSLWLTDAMDSVGAWDDESWADGGADALAARVAELVAAVRATRRTVVAVSNEVGSGVVPATASGRRFRDELGRLNTAVAAECEHVLLVVAGQALALR
- a CDS encoding DUF3043 domain-containing protein translates to MFRSRSTSKDEQAAAAKVTADQPQQTRDPQAPKGRPTPKRSEANSQRRAVAHTPANRKDAAKRARETRRADLAKQREALANGDERYLPVRDKGPVRRFARDFVDSRYSVAEFFLPLAVLILILSMINKGAFQTYVLLAWMIVIALIVINSAVTGISLKRALKQRFPDENTRGAVAYAIMRTLQMRRLRLPKPKVKRGEKP